The Corynebacterium suranareeae genome window below encodes:
- a CDS encoding ATP-binding protein, whose amino-acid sequence MSTIVEPQGRKLPPEILRAIESIEAGEIADSQESETLDFKEDPSFKGRGNDAKLVEVLTDASVCFANGPGGDAHLILGIADKTPGTAAFTGTLKATSWIEQRIFANTRPNLRVEAEEIFVNDQRLIWIRIPKAYTLYERTKGQATRRIGTDCIPMSTEDRRVLIAQRANPDHTAVESALSIDELDSVAIAAARALLVDRRTVSGQVDTVPPTTRGLLEELGLLTRSGQLTVAAEILFAPLSTGRVSIRHLHRAVPGGDPRVREISTPLVLAFQEILNRIAETSSAEIDRIFLKNGQEIPIPAFPAKAVDEVIANALIHRDWNMSDPVVIDQSPRTLSVWSPGPLPHGVTQENLLTTVSQPRNRTLMSAMRILGLAEESSRGFDRMWVSMLSTGRRPPAVRTTDTSVEVIISAGRPDTNFVKGILQLSQDYSPEAVQSVLTLVVLRHLFDHPLITLQEVRTQTQSSDLGASELMDWLDEIGLVAAVGDSNKEWTAGPLVLQAFGEEEKTAEVPQGIQGWIEDKLSAGKKITAKEVADELGVPRMEVTETLRMLRQLEKARIDPEGPQRGPTTRWVAW is encoded by the coding sequence ATGTCAACAATTGTCGAGCCACAGGGCAGAAAGCTCCCGCCCGAAATTTTGCGAGCAATCGAGAGTATCGAGGCTGGTGAAATTGCTGATTCTCAAGAATCCGAAACGCTCGACTTCAAAGAAGATCCTTCGTTTAAAGGGCGAGGTAACGATGCCAAATTAGTTGAAGTATTAACTGACGCTAGTGTGTGTTTCGCTAATGGGCCTGGTGGAGATGCACACCTAATTCTTGGGATTGCTGATAAAACCCCAGGGACAGCTGCGTTCACAGGGACGCTAAAAGCGACGAGCTGGATTGAGCAGAGAATTTTTGCCAACACACGACCAAACTTGCGGGTAGAGGCGGAAGAGATTTTCGTAAATGATCAACGATTGATCTGGATTCGAATTCCAAAAGCATACACCCTTTATGAACGCACAAAAGGGCAAGCTACAAGGAGAATTGGCACTGATTGCATCCCGATGTCTACTGAAGATCGTCGGGTGCTTATTGCACAGCGCGCGAACCCCGATCACACTGCGGTGGAGTCGGCATTGTCGATTGATGAACTAGATTCAGTGGCAATTGCAGCAGCCCGGGCATTATTGGTGGACCGTCGTACCGTGTCAGGGCAGGTGGATACTGTACCTCCAACCACGCGAGGCCTTCTAGAAGAATTGGGACTGCTTACCCGATCAGGGCAATTAACAGTCGCAGCCGAGATTCTTTTTGCCCCTCTGTCAACAGGACGCGTAAGCATTCGCCATTTGCATCGGGCTGTCCCAGGCGGAGATCCGAGAGTGCGGGAAATATCAACGCCATTGGTTTTGGCTTTTCAGGAGATTTTGAATCGAATCGCTGAGACCTCTTCCGCAGAAATCGATCGAATTTTTCTTAAGAATGGTCAAGAAATTCCAATCCCTGCGTTTCCAGCCAAAGCTGTTGATGAAGTAATCGCTAATGCGCTTATACACCGCGACTGGAACATGTCAGATCCAGTGGTTATTGATCAATCGCCGCGCACACTAAGTGTTTGGTCACCGGGTCCATTGCCCCATGGAGTAACACAAGAAAATCTGCTTACGACGGTATCTCAGCCACGAAACCGTACACTTATGTCAGCGATGCGGATTTTGGGCCTTGCAGAAGAATCGTCAAGAGGATTTGATCGCATGTGGGTATCAATGTTGTCAACTGGACGGCGTCCACCGGCTGTAAGGACAACAGATACATCGGTGGAAGTCATAATTTCCGCAGGCAGACCGGATACAAATTTTGTTAAAGGGATTTTGCAGCTATCTCAAGATTATTCACCTGAGGCAGTTCAGTCTGTGCTGACACTTGTGGTGTTACGTCATTTATTTGATCATCCATTAATAACTCTCCAAGAAGTGAGAACTCAAACTCAAAGTAGTGATCTAGGAGCAAGCGAGCTTATGGATTGGCTCGATGAGATTGGATTAGTTGCTGCTGTCGGAGATTCGAATAAGGAATGGACCGCTGGCCCTCTGGTTCTGCAGGCTTTTGGTGAAGAAGAAAAAACAGCGGAAGTCCCTCAGGGTATTCAAGGTTGGATTGAAGACAAATTGTCAGCGGGTAAGAAAATAACGGCCAAAGAAGTCGCGGATGAACTCGGAGTGCCAAGGATGGAAGTTACTGAAACGCTCAGGATGCTTCGGCAATTAGAAAAAGCAAGAATTGATCCTGAGGGCCCACAGCGAGGGCCGACAACCAGATGGGTTGCTTGGTGA
- a CDS encoding Wadjet anti-phage system protein JetD domain-containing protein produces MTLLIDAARHRSARYFHAHLSELLLGEFAGLHLPLHPPTAAKAVADIDATKEFIRQWEGRDDVEYAVRNWSPVGLGKTEVPVRLNLVTIEQLVSFAQVEDEWFDLVARFAQLSDFTGSVVAGNVSLWRSLSFEDLAKASLVVDWFLEHPNSGLLKRAVAVEGVHTKWLENHRALIETLVADKRGEPGLGLSVPEVRVRLRFDVMDGPAGLTDIEVPLSNLSQLVPAKKIVMVENLDTFLSLPTWPGVVIAWGAGYRAVEIVRAPYFSNVRLLYWGDLDLDGFKILDAVRSRVPSTKSVLMNPETVSRWRYLGVPDRSFTAESFENLNDIESEALDQLITGGALRIEQERIRLDLAVEEIELAIGASSGL; encoded by the coding sequence ATGACATTGCTTATCGACGCCGCCCGCCACCGCAGCGCGCGCTACTTCCACGCGCACCTAAGCGAGCTACTCCTCGGCGAATTTGCAGGCCTACACCTGCCCCTGCACCCACCAACAGCAGCCAAAGCAGTTGCCGACATTGACGCGACGAAGGAATTTATCCGCCAGTGGGAGGGCCGCGATGATGTGGAATACGCTGTGCGGAACTGGTCACCTGTGGGCTTAGGCAAAACAGAAGTCCCAGTTCGTTTGAACCTGGTCACGATTGAACAGTTAGTTTCGTTTGCTCAGGTAGAAGACGAATGGTTCGACCTGGTAGCGCGCTTTGCCCAGTTGTCGGATTTCACGGGCTCGGTGGTGGCAGGCAATGTTTCATTGTGGCGTTCGCTTTCTTTTGAAGACCTTGCCAAAGCGTCCCTGGTTGTCGACTGGTTTTTAGAACACCCCAACTCTGGCCTGCTGAAACGTGCCGTCGCGGTGGAGGGAGTGCACACCAAATGGTTAGAAAACCACCGTGCACTCATTGAAACTCTGGTGGCGGATAAACGTGGTGAACCCGGTTTAGGTTTGAGTGTGCCAGAAGTCCGCGTTCGACTCCGCTTTGATGTGATGGATGGACCAGCTGGACTTACCGATATAGAAGTACCACTTTCCAACCTCTCTCAGCTTGTGCCAGCAAAGAAAATTGTGATGGTGGAAAACCTCGACACTTTCCTCTCATTACCCACCTGGCCAGGTGTTGTCATTGCCTGGGGAGCGGGCTATCGCGCAGTGGAAATCGTTCGAGCACCCTACTTTTCTAATGTTCGGCTACTGTACTGGGGAGATCTTGACCTAGACGGTTTCAAAATTTTGGACGCCGTCCGCAGCCGAGTCCCCTCCACCAAGTCCGTACTGATGAACCCCGAAACCGTCTCCAGATGGCGCTACCTTGGAGTTCCCGACCGCAGCTTTACCGCCGAAAGCTTTGAAAACCTCAACGACATCGAATCCGAAGCCCTTGATCAACTCATCACCGGTGGCGCGCTGCGGATTGAACAAGAACGCATCCGACTTGATCTGGCTGTTGAAGAAATCGAGTTAGCCATCGGTGCCTCATCCGGTTTGTGA
- a CDS encoding ATP-binding protein yields the protein MSTDPIHPGQFRLSRIQLINWGTFHGTVDIPVTREGILVTGGSGSGKSTIIDAITAVLLPQGKLRFNSAAQANTPRNKGRSLVTYIRGAWRATEDPLQDQIVSTYLRPRATYSIIGLTYSNGEGQEYTLVAIFYLKSGHNLRSDISSLYGVFSADQNITELLEFLKDGIDKRRIKATFKNATFSDQHSVFSNRFRSRLGISSEEALLLLHRAQSAKDLQSLDDLFRDYMLVEPDTFEIAKTAVAQFHDLEVAYEQVEDTKKQIQTLDPLVDLRNRRDKATQSKDHANALKKALPAVGNRIKKEEQETLVRKFTVEHAQAKSKVESAKIEADRAREMETLARDNVKQIVGAQHGVLSAKREGAVEKRKTISAARAGLDALVKGLGGVAPESAEELLELNNAARLSVDEYPGAREELEAAGQKNVEERTRAYDEFKAADQELSSLSKGSSNIEYRLLQVRERMCQDLGISPRDVPFAGELIDPNNAEWEPVVQRLLGGFAAEMLVPHGLLPRVRDWVNGEHLNALLKFNGVVTTGEYKTPRYPADSMIRKVDVVDSPFKDWVNQELGKRFNIRCVHTPEELSALGPREQGVTILGVRKFAQQTGDPTTRWEKDDRRKLGDRSTYRLGSTNDAKVETLRETVKVSRAIVQAADNRIAANRAELRELDRHYQVSLEILKVSWAQIDTESADAAVAELDRLLEELNNTPEATELAARHEATKQTLEHMTRLLKSAEHEETRIVVNLEQATAELQRLNSMPVAEVPEDIEREVEKLFLSNTRRVHAANVDEQTIALREDLDKQIEANETELRRCESQIVGILRSYIETWPANRADLQAEPDFVGEAINRLGELRSDRLAEFTTKFLGLMNEMSTRNLGQISRRLRDARREIEERIEPINASLAQSEFNEGRYLHIDIRDQSGPLVKEFQQKLDAVTSGDLGTSDEKQAFSKYALIADIISRLASQESADARWRNTVLDTRRHVRFIGIERDQSGATVNTYVDSASLSGGQAQKLVFFCLAAALRYQLAEPGAHYPTYATVILDEAFDRADPAFTRQTMNVFHSFGFHMVLATPLKLIQTLGEYVGSTIVVSYAEKPNATGQIQGNSSFSKIEK from the coding sequence ATGAGCACCGATCCCATTCACCCAGGCCAATTTCGGCTGTCTAGAATTCAGCTGATCAACTGGGGAACTTTTCATGGAACTGTAGATATTCCTGTCACCAGGGAAGGAATTTTAGTTACAGGTGGATCAGGATCTGGAAAATCCACGATTATTGACGCGATCACCGCTGTGCTTCTTCCACAAGGAAAACTACGTTTCAATTCCGCCGCCCAAGCTAATACTCCCCGAAACAAAGGCCGCAGTTTAGTTACCTATATTCGTGGTGCGTGGCGAGCAACGGAAGATCCGCTGCAAGATCAAATTGTGTCCACCTATCTTCGACCACGCGCAACGTATTCGATCATCGGGTTGACGTACTCAAATGGTGAGGGTCAAGAGTACACCTTGGTGGCTATTTTCTATCTAAAATCTGGGCACAATTTACGGTCAGATATTTCATCGCTGTATGGGGTGTTTTCAGCTGATCAAAATATCACTGAGTTGCTGGAATTTTTAAAAGATGGGATCGATAAGCGGCGTATTAAAGCCACGTTTAAAAACGCTACGTTTAGTGATCAGCATTCCGTATTTTCCAACCGGTTTAGAAGTCGGTTGGGGATCTCCAGTGAAGAAGCATTGCTGTTGCTACACCGTGCACAATCAGCAAAAGACCTCCAAAGCCTTGATGACCTGTTCAGGGATTACATGCTGGTTGAACCCGATACCTTCGAAATTGCCAAAACCGCCGTGGCTCAATTCCATGATTTGGAAGTTGCCTATGAGCAGGTAGAAGACACCAAGAAACAGATCCAAACATTAGACCCACTGGTGGATTTAAGAAACCGGCGGGACAAAGCCACACAGTCCAAAGACCATGCCAATGCATTGAAAAAAGCACTTCCCGCGGTGGGAAATCGCATTAAAAAAGAAGAACAGGAAACGCTCGTCCGTAAGTTTACTGTGGAGCATGCGCAGGCGAAATCAAAGGTGGAATCAGCAAAAATAGAAGCTGATCGAGCCCGCGAAATGGAAACCCTCGCACGTGACAACGTTAAACAAATTGTGGGAGCGCAGCATGGTGTGCTGAGTGCGAAGAGGGAGGGGGCCGTCGAAAAGCGAAAAACAATAAGCGCTGCTCGCGCTGGCCTGGACGCATTGGTTAAGGGGCTAGGTGGTGTGGCGCCGGAATCGGCGGAGGAGTTATTAGAGCTCAACAATGCTGCGCGACTGAGTGTTGATGAATACCCGGGCGCGCGGGAGGAGCTTGAAGCTGCAGGTCAAAAGAATGTAGAAGAACGCACGCGTGCATACGATGAGTTCAAAGCAGCGGATCAAGAGCTGTCTTCTTTGAGTAAAGGCAGCAGTAATATTGAATATCGTTTGCTGCAGGTGCGGGAACGAATGTGTCAGGATTTAGGCATCAGCCCACGTGATGTGCCTTTTGCCGGTGAGCTTATTGACCCAAATAACGCAGAGTGGGAACCAGTTGTGCAGCGCCTTTTGGGTGGTTTTGCTGCGGAAATGTTGGTTCCACATGGGTTGTTGCCGCGTGTGCGCGATTGGGTTAATGGCGAGCATTTGAATGCGCTGCTGAAATTCAACGGTGTGGTGACAACGGGGGAGTACAAAACGCCCCGGTATCCAGCGGATTCCATGATCCGAAAAGTTGATGTTGTGGATTCGCCGTTTAAAGATTGGGTGAACCAAGAATTAGGCAAACGCTTTAATATTCGCTGCGTGCACACCCCAGAGGAATTATCTGCACTGGGGCCTCGTGAGCAGGGCGTCACCATTTTGGGCGTGCGGAAATTTGCACAACAAACCGGTGACCCGACCACGCGTTGGGAAAAAGATGACCGCCGCAAACTGGGGGATCGGTCCACCTACCGTCTGGGATCCACCAACGATGCCAAAGTGGAAACGCTGCGTGAAACGGTGAAAGTGTCTAGAGCAATAGTGCAGGCAGCTGATAACCGCATCGCGGCAAACCGTGCTGAGCTGCGGGAACTTGACCGACACTACCAAGTCTCGCTGGAAATTTTGAAGGTGTCGTGGGCGCAGATTGATACCGAGTCTGCAGATGCGGCCGTGGCGGAACTTGATCGATTGTTAGAAGAACTCAACAACACTCCTGAAGCCACAGAACTTGCCGCCCGCCACGAGGCCACGAAGCAGACGCTCGAGCACATGACACGATTACTGAAAAGTGCAGAGCATGAAGAAACTCGCATCGTGGTTAATCTGGAACAAGCAACTGCTGAATTACAACGTCTCAACAGCATGCCCGTAGCGGAGGTTCCAGAAGATATTGAACGCGAAGTGGAAAAACTTTTCCTTTCCAACACCCGCAGAGTCCACGCCGCCAATGTGGATGAACAAACCATTGCGTTGCGCGAAGATTTAGACAAACAAATCGAAGCCAACGAGACCGAACTTCGGCGCTGCGAAAGCCAAATCGTTGGAATTTTGCGCAGCTATATTGAAACGTGGCCTGCCAACCGTGCCGATTTGCAAGCAGAACCTGACTTTGTTGGTGAAGCAATCAACCGGCTTGGTGAACTGCGCAGCGATCGTCTCGCAGAATTTACCACCAAATTCCTAGGCCTCATGAATGAGATGTCCACGCGAAACCTCGGCCAAATTTCTCGACGTCTACGTGATGCGCGCCGGGAAATCGAAGAACGCATCGAGCCCATCAATGCCTCATTAGCGCAATCCGAGTTCAACGAAGGCCGCTATCTGCACATCGATATCCGTGATCAAAGTGGTCCTTTGGTCAAAGAATTCCAGCAGAAACTCGATGCCGTAACCAGCGGTGACCTGGGAACAAGCGATGAAAAACAGGCGTTTTCCAAGTACGCTTTGATCGCCGATATTATCTCCAGGCTCGCCTCCCAAGAATCTGCCGATGCCCGCTGGCGCAACACCGTGTTAGATACCCGCAGGCACGTCCGCTTCATCGGAATTGAACGCGATCAATCTGGCGCAACCGTAAACACCTACGTTGATTCCGCGTCGCTTTCCGGTGGTCAAGCCCAAAAGCTGGTGTTCTTCTGCCTCGCCGCTGCGCTTCGCTATCAACTGGCTGAGCCCGGCGCTCACTATCCCACCTACGCGACCGTCATTTTAGATGAAGCCTTCGACCGCGCCGACCCTGCCTTTACCCGCCAAACCATGAACGTTTTCCACAGTTTCGGCTTCCACATGGTGCTCGCCACCCCGCTGAAACTCATCCAAACGCTCGGCGAATACGTCGGCTCCACCATCGTGGTCAGCTACGCCGAAAAACCCAACGCCACAGGCCAGATCCAAGGAAACTCCAGCTTTTCAAAGATAGAAAAATAA